One genomic window of Vibrio rhizosphaerae includes the following:
- the pspF gene encoding phage shock protein operon transcriptional activator, translating to MKINLIGESPYFLAVLEKASHLAQINRPVLILGERGTGKELIAQRIHYLSGRWEHPMISLNCAALAEGVIDSELFGHEAGAFTGSKGRHQGRFERAEHGSLFLDELAAAPLNVQEKLLRVIEYGEYERVGGSKTLKTDVRLICATNGDLVSMAERQEFRADLLDRLAFDVIHLPPLRERTEDILLLAEHYAIRMCHEIELPYFPGFSPSARDKLLSYHWPGNIRELKNVVERAVYQHRSVDHPIDDFVLDPFQCQWQQTAGDNSTPDDTDVDTEQSIPATKEPHHANDITFPLNFRSWVDTQERHVIMQALIQAKYNQKNAARLLGLSYHQLRGLIRKYQLTTKNE from the coding sequence ATGAAAATTAATCTGATTGGTGAATCCCCCTATTTTCTGGCCGTACTGGAAAAAGCATCTCATCTGGCGCAAATCAATCGACCGGTACTCATTTTGGGAGAACGGGGCACCGGTAAAGAACTCATCGCGCAACGTATCCATTATTTGTCCGGGCGCTGGGAACATCCGATGATCTCTCTCAATTGTGCTGCGCTTGCCGAAGGCGTGATTGACTCAGAACTCTTTGGCCATGAAGCGGGCGCTTTTACCGGCTCCAAAGGTCGTCATCAGGGCCGCTTTGAACGGGCAGAGCATGGCAGTCTGTTTCTTGACGAGCTGGCAGCGGCCCCCCTCAATGTTCAAGAGAAGCTTTTACGAGTCATTGAGTATGGTGAATATGAACGCGTCGGCGGTTCAAAAACCCTCAAAACAGATGTCCGTCTGATATGCGCGACCAATGGTGACTTAGTCTCCATGGCCGAACGTCAAGAATTCCGCGCAGATTTATTGGATCGGTTAGCCTTTGATGTGATTCATCTGCCGCCGCTTCGGGAAAGAACAGAAGATATTTTACTGCTTGCCGAACACTACGCCATACGGATGTGTCACGAAATCGAACTTCCCTACTTTCCGGGATTCAGTCCGTCAGCTCGCGATAAATTACTGAGCTATCACTGGCCCGGAAACATCCGCGAATTAAAAAATGTGGTCGAGCGTGCAGTCTACCAACATCGTTCCGTCGATCATCCCATTGATGACTTCGTACTGGATCCATTTCAATGCCAATGGCAGCAAACAGCGGGTGACAACAGTACGCCAGATGACACGGATGTAGATACGGAACAATCCATCCCCGCGACGAAAGAGCCCCACCACGCAAATGATATTACCTTTCCGCTCAACTTCAGGTCATGGGTGGACACTCAAGAGCGCCATGTGATTATGCAAGCACTGATACAAGCCAAATATAATCAAAAAAATGCCGCCCGGTTACTCGGATTAAGCTATCATCAACTGAGAGGTCTTATCCGAAAATATCAGCTCACAACTAAAAATGAGTAA
- the pspA gene encoding phage shock protein PspA, which produces MGIFSRFADIVNSNISALLDKAEDPEKMIRLIIQEMEDTLVEVRSHSAKVLADKKELLRKIESLESQIEEWTQKASLALTKEREDLARAALIEKQKLQDMVKGLKTEFTLVEETMDKLADEITKLETKITETRAKQKAMMIRAQTAGKRRDVQKHLHHNRTEETMAKFDQFSRRVDELEAEADIYDQTGNGKTLEQEFADLQAQDEIDSELAKLKQALKKNQSE; this is translated from the coding sequence ATGGGCATTTTTTCCCGATTTGCAGATATTGTAAATTCTAATATCAGTGCATTACTTGATAAAGCAGAAGACCCTGAAAAAATGATTCGTCTGATTATTCAGGAGATGGAAGACACCTTGGTTGAGGTCCGTAGCCATTCAGCCAAAGTGCTGGCAGATAAAAAAGAGTTGTTGAGAAAAATCGAATCACTTGAGAGTCAGATTGAAGAATGGACACAAAAAGCGTCTCTGGCACTGACGAAAGAGCGAGAAGATCTGGCACGAGCTGCACTGATTGAAAAACAAAAATTGCAGGACATGGTGAAAGGTTTAAAAACCGAGTTCACGCTGGTTGAAGAGACCATGGATAAACTGGCCGATGAAATCACCAAGTTAGAAACTAAAATTACTGAAACCAGAGCCAAGCAGAAAGCAATGATGATTCGGGCTCAGACGGCAGGTAAGCGTCGCGATGTTCAAAAGCATTTACACCACAACCGCACTGAAGAAACGATGGCAAAGTTTGATCAGTTTTCAAGACGTGTTGATGAGCTTGAAGCTGAAGCGGATATTTACGATCAAACCGGCAATGGCAAAACGTTGGAACAAGAGTTTGCCGATCTTCAGGCACAGGATGAAATTGACAGTGAGCTGGCGAAGTTAAAACAGGCACTGAAAAAAAATCAGTCAGAATAA
- the pspB gene encoding envelope stress response membrane protein PspB, which translates to MLVMLVSVPLIVFMVVVAPLWLILHYRSKKRSEGGLSQDDYEQLAALSAKADALKQRIHTLETILDDETPNWRSHYDGA; encoded by the coding sequence ATGTTAGTGATGCTTGTTTCTGTGCCACTCATCGTCTTTATGGTGGTGGTGGCCCCTTTATGGCTCATTCTGCACTATCGAAGTAAAAAACGTTCGGAGGGGGGACTGAGTCAGGACGACTATGAACAATTGGCGGCTTTATCAGCGAAAGCCGATGCGCTGAAACAGCGTATTCATACGTTAGAAACCATCTTGGATGATGAGACGCCGAACTGGAGGTCACATTATGACGGCGCATAA
- the pspC gene encoding envelope stress response membrane protein PspC: MTAHKSLYRDPRHGKISGVCAGLANYFELEAWLVRIIVLSATLLGGGFLVILTYIALSLMLEKQPEDYEQTVQMQREHKLKRQPWKQGASAHQLINNLAQEFDKVEAKVCQIEAYVTSDAFKVNKAFRDL; this comes from the coding sequence ATGACGGCGCATAAATCTCTGTACCGGGATCCTCGGCATGGCAAAATATCAGGTGTGTGTGCCGGGCTGGCGAATTACTTTGAACTGGAAGCCTGGTTAGTCAGAATCATTGTCCTGTCGGCAACATTATTAGGCGGTGGATTTCTGGTCATTCTGACGTACATTGCGCTCAGTCTCATGTTGGAAAAACAACCGGAAGATTATGAGCAGACCGTGCAGATGCAGCGTGAACATAAACTGAAACGTCAGCCATGGAAGCAAGGTGCTTCAGCGCATCAGCTAATCAATAATTTAGCGCAGGAGTTTGATAAGGTTGAAGCGAAAGTCTGTCAGATTGAGGCTTACGTAACATCGGATGCATTCAAAGTTAATAAGGCATTCCGAGATTTATAA
- a CDS encoding cystathionine beta-lyase translates to MSEGKKTKYVATGRNKEWTQGAVNPPIQRASSIIFDSVSDKNHAILNRANKTLFYGRRGTNTHFAFQEAMTDIEGGVGCALYPCGTAAITNAILSFVATGDHILMVDTCYEPTRNFCDVILKKMGIETTYYDPMIGADIESLIQPNTKVLFTESPGSVTMEVQDIPTLSRIAHAHDIIVILDNTWGAGVNFSPFEHGVDISVQAATKYIVGHSDVMLGTAVANEKCWAQLREQSYLMGQCVSPDDAYMGLRGIRTLDVRLKQHAENSLRIARWLAERPEVDHVRHPALETCPGHAYFQRDFTGGNGLFSFVLKTSHPRATTALLDNMQHFSMGYSWGGFESLILANEPKSFNALRTVAHPHFTGTLIRLHIGLEDTDDLIADLEAGFERYQAALGSLSD, encoded by the coding sequence ATGTCAGAAGGAAAAAAAACCAAGTATGTGGCCACAGGGCGCAATAAGGAGTGGACGCAAGGCGCGGTCAATCCGCCAATACAACGAGCCTCTTCGATTATTTTTGATTCCGTCTCAGACAAAAATCATGCGATCCTCAATCGGGCCAACAAAACCTTATTTTATGGTCGCCGCGGCACCAATACACATTTCGCTTTCCAAGAAGCCATGACCGATATCGAAGGCGGCGTCGGATGCGCTCTGTATCCTTGCGGTACAGCGGCCATTACCAATGCGATACTGTCGTTTGTCGCCACGGGAGACCATATCCTGATGGTCGATACCTGTTATGAGCCAACCCGAAACTTCTGCGATGTCATACTCAAAAAAATGGGGATTGAGACCACCTATTACGATCCGATGATCGGGGCTGATATCGAATCACTTATTCAACCAAATACCAAGGTTCTGTTTACTGAGTCTCCCGGCTCAGTCACGATGGAAGTTCAGGACATCCCGACACTTTCCCGGATTGCTCATGCACACGATATCATCGTGATTCTCGATAACACTTGGGGTGCAGGGGTGAATTTTTCACCTTTCGAGCATGGTGTCGATATTTCGGTACAAGCGGCAACCAAATATATTGTCGGTCACTCGGATGTCATGCTGGGGACGGCGGTCGCCAATGAAAAATGCTGGGCTCAACTACGGGAACAAAGCTACTTAATGGGGCAATGTGTCTCCCCTGACGATGCTTATATGGGTTTGCGCGGCATCCGGACACTGGATGTCAGATTGAAACAACATGCTGAAAACAGTTTAAGAATCGCGCGCTGGCTGGCAGAACGCCCGGAAGTTGATCATGTACGCCATCCGGCTCTGGAAACCTGTCCGGGACATGCGTATTTCCAACGCGATTTTACCGGCGGCAACGGGCTGTTCTCGTTTGTCCTGAAAACCAGTCATCCGCGAGCAACGACCGCTTTGCTCGATAACATGCAACATTTCAGTATGGGGTATTCATGGGGTGGGTTTGAAAGTCTCATTCTTGCCAATGAACCGAAAAGTTTCAATGCATTACGCACGGTTGCTCATCCCCACTTTACGGGAACCCTGATTCGGCTTCATATCGGCCTCGAAGATACCGATGATTTAATTGCCGATCTGGAAGCAGGATTCGAACGTTATCAGGCAGCACTCGGCAGTCTCTCTGACTGA
- the cls gene encoding cardiolipin synthase — protein MDKIYHILTLVSIGIYWLLVALVTFRIVFKKRAVSVSLAWLMVIYILPILGVFCYFLFGELNLGRKRAERAKAMSPSFGEWFTQLNHCQAHITENMGAHIYKIDELCNHRMGIPALSGNTLALQRDPKVILNSIITDIEQAQRSIRMVFYIWHVGGLADAVASSLIQAVKRGVNVKILLDSAGSHRFIKSHWYQMMTDAGIQIVQALEVRPWRIFLHRLDLRQHRKIIVIDDMVAYTGSMNLVDPAFFKQDSGVGQWIDIMVRLTGPTVNVLAAIHCWDWEFETGVREFPQIPQCRIDAGLPRHPIQVVPSGPGMPEYLISQALILAIHQSNQSIRITTPYFVPSSELLSALKTAAQRGIKIDLIIPHKNDSTMVKWASRSFYGELLDIGIAIYEFYGGLLHTKSVVIDQQFCLVGTVNMDMRSLWLNFEVTLAVDDIEFTQKLSQLQDEYIQQSYPVTDENWQNRPHYNRLLERIFYLFNPLL, from the coding sequence ATGGATAAAATTTATCACATCCTCACTTTAGTCAGCATTGGTATCTATTGGTTACTGGTCGCGCTGGTGACATTCCGGATTGTCTTTAAAAAGAGAGCCGTCAGTGTTTCTCTGGCTTGGCTGATGGTGATCTATATTCTGCCCATTCTTGGCGTGTTCTGCTATTTCCTGTTCGGCGAACTAAACCTGGGAAGAAAAAGGGCTGAACGAGCAAAAGCGATGTCCCCTTCTTTCGGTGAATGGTTTACGCAACTGAATCACTGTCAGGCGCACATTACAGAAAATATGGGCGCACATATCTATAAAATCGATGAACTTTGTAATCATCGTATGGGGATTCCGGCGCTCAGCGGTAACACACTGGCTCTCCAGCGCGATCCAAAAGTTATTCTGAATTCGATTATTACCGATATTGAACAAGCACAGCGTTCGATCCGCATGGTTTTCTATATCTGGCATGTTGGCGGCTTGGCAGATGCTGTCGCCTCAAGTCTCATACAGGCAGTGAAACGAGGTGTTAACGTCAAAATACTGCTTGATTCTGCGGGCAGCCATCGCTTTATCAAAAGTCATTGGTATCAGATGATGACCGATGCCGGCATCCAAATCGTTCAGGCACTCGAAGTCCGGCCGTGGCGTATTTTTTTACATCGTCTCGATCTCCGCCAACACCGAAAAATTATTGTGATTGACGACATGGTGGCTTACACCGGTTCAATGAATCTGGTGGATCCAGCGTTTTTCAAACAAGACTCCGGTGTCGGTCAGTGGATTGATATTATGGTGCGCCTCACCGGGCCGACGGTGAATGTACTGGCAGCGATCCATTGCTGGGACTGGGAGTTTGAAACAGGTGTCAGAGAGTTTCCGCAGATTCCTCAGTGCCGCATCGATGCGGGGTTACCTCGCCATCCGATTCAGGTTGTCCCCTCCGGCCCGGGCATGCCCGAATACTTGATTTCTCAGGCATTGATCCTCGCGATTCATCAGTCGAATCAGTCGATTCGAATCACGACCCCTTATTTCGTACCCAGCTCTGAGCTGCTTTCTGCACTGAAAACTGCAGCACAACGAGGCATTAAAATTGACCTCATTATCCCTCACAAAAATGACTCAACGATGGTCAAATGGGCATCTCGCTCTTTTTACGGCGAGTTGCTCGACATCGGTATCGCCATCTATGAGTTTTATGGGGGCCTGCTCCACACCAAATCCGTTGTTATCGACCAACAATTTTGTCTGGTCGGCACCGTCAACATGGATATGCGAAGTCTATGGTTAAATTTTGAAGTCACGCTGGCCGTTGATGATATTGAATTTACCCAAAAACTATCTCAATTGCAGGATGAATATATCCAGCAGTCTTATCCCGTGACAGATGAGAATTGGCAAAACCGCCCTCATTACAACCGTCTGTTAGAACGGATTTTCTATCTTTTTAACCCGTTATTATGA